In one window of Leptospira sp. WS92.C1 DNA:
- a CDS encoding GNAT family N-acetyltransferase: MEPISESHAPSLAIHANSENVFSGLRGAFPFPYQLQDAIDFIRSCIRDSGSKTFAIIAEENAIGVINLLFKEDVYRFNGEIGYWIGESYWNRGIATQAIRYIINIAYIEHGLHRLYAEVFSNRPSSARALEKNGFVLEGTNREAVFKNGVFLDQWIYSRLR, from the coding sequence TTGGAACCGATCTCGGAATCACACGCCCCCTCACTCGCGATCCATGCAAATTCGGAGAACGTATTTTCCGGTCTGAGAGGGGCTTTTCCCTTTCCCTATCAACTCCAAGACGCGATCGATTTTATCCGTTCCTGTATCCGAGATTCCGGATCCAAAACCTTTGCGATCATTGCGGAGGAAAACGCGATCGGAGTGATCAACCTACTCTTTAAAGAAGATGTATATCGTTTTAACGGAGAAATCGGCTACTGGATCGGAGAAAGTTATTGGAATCGTGGTATCGCTACCCAAGCGATCAGATATATTATAAATATTGCATATATAGAACACGGACTTCACAGACTCTACGCGGAGGTTTTTTCCAATCGCCCCTCCTCTGCACGCGCCTTGGAAAAAAACGGATTCGTTTTAGAAGGAACCAATCGAGAAGCGGTTTTTAAAAATGGAGTCTTTTTGGATCAATGGATCTATTCTCGTTTGAGATAG
- a CDS encoding trans-acting enoyl reductase family protein, translating to MAAKKKNWLLYGANGYTGELIARRAVEKGLKPILAGRSEIKIRALAEELGLPFRIFALDNDLEIQNQIGDCLLVLHCAGPFIETAEPMANACIATGVHYLDITGEIPVYEKLYSLSSKAIAKKVMLLPGVGFDIVPTDCLAVMLKEKLPKAHFLELGFSGFTDISRGTLKSALAQLPYGSKVRRNGKIETVPQLSMKKIVEISGSYAEFFAIPWGDVFTSFISTGIPNIAVYSSFPASQAKILKFLRPTTFFLKNSLILKGIQKLVDFTVSGPDVEKRKSGVVYLWGEAWTEASSKKVSIRMRCAEGYEFTVESALAAVVKIEKGKVQSGFMTPAKVFGSKFVLEIPGTKILS from the coding sequence ATGGCGGCTAAGAAAAAAAACTGGCTTCTTTACGGGGCAAACGGTTATACCGGAGAACTCATCGCAAGACGGGCGGTGGAGAAAGGATTGAAACCGATTCTTGCCGGAAGATCCGAAATCAAAATTCGCGCTCTTGCCGAAGAATTGGGACTCCCATTTCGGATCTTTGCGCTTGATAACGATCTGGAAATTCAAAATCAGATCGGAGATTGCCTTTTGGTTTTACATTGTGCGGGGCCGTTTATCGAAACCGCGGAACCGATGGCAAACGCATGTATCGCGACTGGAGTTCATTATCTGGATATCACCGGTGAAATTCCCGTTTATGAAAAACTTTATTCTCTATCTTCCAAAGCAATTGCAAAAAAAGTAATGTTGCTTCCGGGGGTGGGATTTGATATCGTTCCCACCGATTGTCTTGCAGTGATGCTCAAGGAAAAACTTCCGAAAGCGCACTTTTTAGAACTCGGTTTTTCCGGGTTTACGGATATTTCCCGTGGTACTCTAAAAAGCGCTCTAGCTCAATTGCCTTACGGGAGTAAAGTCAGGAGAAATGGCAAGATTGAAACCGTTCCTCAATTGAGTATGAAAAAGATTGTGGAGATTAGCGGAAGTTATGCGGAATTTTTTGCGATTCCTTGGGGCGATGTTTTTACTTCTTTTATCTCGACCGGAATTCCGAATATCGCGGTATATTCCTCTTTCCCCGCTTCTCAGGCCAAAATCCTGAAATTTTTGCGACCTACCACTTTCTTTCTCAAAAACTCCCTGATTTTGAAGGGAATACAAAAGCTCGTGGATTTTACAGTGAGCGGCCCAGACGTAGAAAAGAGAAAAAGCGGGGTTGTTTATTTGTGGGGCGAAGCCTGGACCGAAGCGAGTTCTAAAAAGGTTTCGATTCGGATGCGTTGTGCGGAAGGTTACGAATTTACGGTAGAATCCGCGTTAGCTGCCGTTGTAAAGATCGAAAAAGGGAAGGTCCAATCCGGATTTATGACTCCGGCAAAGGTTTTCGGATCGAAATTCGTTTTGGAAATTCCGGGGACGAAAATTTTATCGTGA
- a CDS encoding DUF5982 domain-containing protein, whose protein sequence is MFCLFRILSSIWISCVFVSIFPVFGEGLQNLPSVRIPLDDGKRLDPGELSEKKEGWYTTVVPLLSSDPVRGQGGGIRASLFFNGTKKDPYYEYEAYRSKLTLQVFQTNQGVRNHFIQFDSPYIFNTAFRWKSSLGLDYNPNSQYFGIGESSLHSLSYPLRNQPGASPIHNANFDEYESSQSYIRPSRGGSEITPTVSDQGYNQYLFNSTTLFNSIDYTFWKAWKWVFANEISKNIIKHTDGTWNPSRDPTFAGNLWETSVPNGESKLTQDYNAGKIIGYNGGEIVYLRAGIAYDTRDFEPDPDRGILVELNVSNVSKRTGSDFNYNKLFFQTKYFYKLFPSVFEELVFATRGALGYTSSGAPFSEVRYMWSLDGPITGIGGLQTMRGFRQDRFVAPMVGFGSVELRWRFATFKLGDELFTLSLVPFYDYGRVWNSEKSLNLQGYKHSWGGGLRIIWNQATVILIDFAKSREDTQMFVDFSHAF, encoded by the coding sequence ATGTTTTGTTTATTTAGAATTTTAAGCTCGATTTGGATTTCATGCGTCTTTGTTTCTATTTTTCCCGTTTTTGGAGAGGGATTGCAAAATCTCCCGAGTGTTCGGATTCCTTTGGATGACGGAAAACGTTTGGACCCGGGAGAACTCTCCGAAAAAAAAGAAGGCTGGTATACGACAGTGGTTCCTTTGTTGAGTTCCGATCCGGTTCGAGGACAAGGAGGCGGAATCCGTGCGAGTCTCTTTTTTAACGGGACCAAAAAAGATCCGTATTATGAATACGAAGCGTATCGAAGTAAACTTACACTTCAGGTATTTCAGACCAATCAAGGAGTGAGGAATCATTTTATACAATTCGATTCTCCCTATATTTTCAATACCGCATTTCGTTGGAAAAGCAGTCTCGGATTGGACTACAATCCCAATTCTCAGTATTTTGGAATCGGCGAATCCTCGCTCCATTCGCTTTCCTATCCGTTGCGGAATCAGCCGGGAGCGAGTCCGATTCACAACGCAAATTTCGACGAGTATGAGTCGTCTCAGTCTTATATTCGTCCTTCCAGAGGGGGTTCGGAAATTACTCCCACCGTTTCCGATCAGGGATACAATCAGTATTTGTTTAACTCTACGACTTTGTTTAACAGTATCGACTACACATTTTGGAAGGCGTGGAAATGGGTATTTGCCAATGAAATTTCAAAGAACATCATCAAACATACGGATGGAACTTGGAATCCTTCCCGGGATCCTACTTTTGCGGGAAATCTCTGGGAAACATCCGTTCCCAATGGGGAATCCAAGCTGACTCAAGATTACAATGCGGGAAAAATCATAGGATACAACGGCGGTGAAATCGTATATCTCAGAGCCGGGATCGCCTATGATACGAGAGATTTTGAACCGGACCCGGATCGAGGAATATTAGTAGAATTGAATGTGTCTAACGTATCCAAACGAACCGGATCTGATTTTAATTACAATAAATTGTTTTTTCAGACAAAGTATTTTTATAAATTATTTCCGAGCGTTTTTGAAGAGTTGGTATTTGCGACGAGAGGAGCGCTCGGTTATACTTCTTCCGGAGCTCCTTTTTCGGAAGTTCGATACATGTGGAGTTTGGACGGTCCGATTACGGGAATCGGCGGTTTGCAGACGATGAGAGGATTTCGTCAGGATCGATTTGTGGCTCCGATGGTCGGTTTTGGAAGTGTGGAACTGAGATGGAGATTCGCCACTTTCAAACTTGGAGACGAACTTTTTACTTTGAGTTTGGTCCCTTTTTACGATTACGGAAGGGTATGGAATTCCGAGAAGAGTCTCAATCTCCAAGGGTATAAACATTCTTGGGGAGGCGGTTTGCGAATTATCTGGAATCAGGCGACGGTCATTCTGATCGATTTCGCAAAGTCCAGAGAAGATACCCAGATGTTTGTCGATTTCAGTCACGCATTTTGA
- a CDS encoding circularly permuted type 2 ATP-grasp protein, whose protein sequence is MLLTNYQTESFYDEMFSPEGGIRQSYHFLKSRIETMDDRELVRRKSSAEKALLSLGITFNVYGDEEEEERIMPFDIIPRIITSHEWRKLEEGLKQRTKALNLFINDIYHDEKIIKDGIVPAEYVYSSPGYLKECKGINPPQGIWIHISGTDLVRNGDGTVHVLEDNLRCPSGVSYVLENREVMKKTFPELFASLSVRPTYDYPIRLRGMLESMSGKSNPSIAVLTPGIYNSAYYEHSFLAQKMGVPLVEGSDLTVKDEKVYMRTTRGLKAVDVIYRRIDDSFLDPLVFNKDSLLGVPGIFEAYKKGNVAIVNAPGAGVADDKVLYTFVPAMIKYYLGEEAILPNVPTYLCSNEKDRNYVKENIANLVVKAANGAGGYGMLIGPRSSKKEQDEFCDLIDKNPRNYIAQPVLSLSRVPTLIEDKLEGRHVDLRPFILYGEDIYVMPGGLTRVALRKGSLVVNSSQGGGSKDTWVMG, encoded by the coding sequence ATGCTTCTGACCAATTACCAGACAGAATCCTTCTACGATGAAATGTTTTCCCCGGAAGGCGGAATTCGCCAAAGTTATCATTTTCTAAAATCCAGAATCGAAACCATGGACGACCGGGAGTTGGTTCGAAGAAAATCGAGCGCGGAAAAGGCTCTTCTTTCTTTAGGAATCACATTTAACGTATACGGGGATGAAGAAGAGGAAGAGCGGATCATGCCCTTCGATATCATCCCCCGAATTATCACCTCTCACGAATGGAGAAAGTTGGAAGAGGGGCTCAAACAAAGAACCAAGGCTCTCAACTTATTCATCAACGATATCTATCACGATGAAAAGATCATCAAGGACGGAATTGTTCCCGCCGAATACGTATATTCTTCTCCCGGGTATTTGAAAGAATGCAAAGGGATCAATCCTCCGCAAGGAATCTGGATTCATATTTCGGGAACGGATCTGGTGCGAAACGGAGATGGAACCGTTCACGTTTTGGAGGACAATCTCAGGTGTCCTTCGGGTGTTTCTTATGTATTAGAAAATCGTGAAGTGATGAAAAAGACATTCCCGGAACTTTTTGCAAGTCTTTCGGTGCGTCCTACTTACGACTATCCGATCCGGCTCCGCGGAATGTTGGAATCCATGAGCGGTAAATCCAATCCTTCTATCGCGGTTTTGACTCCCGGGATTTACAATTCGGCATACTACGAACATTCTTTTCTGGCTCAAAAGATGGGTGTTCCTCTCGTGGAAGGAAGCGATCTCACGGTTAAGGATGAGAAGGTTTATATGAGGACGACCCGCGGACTCAAGGCGGTGGATGTCATCTACAGAAGGATAGACGATTCTTTTCTGGATCCTTTGGTCTTTAATAAGGATTCTCTTCTGGGAGTTCCGGGTATCTTTGAAGCCTATAAAAAAGGAAACGTAGCGATCGTAAACGCACCCGGCGCCGGTGTGGCCGATGATAAGGTTCTTTATACATTTGTTCCCGCGATGATCAAATACTATCTCGGAGAAGAGGCGATCCTTCCTAACGTGCCCACCTATCTTTGTTCGAACGAAAAGGATCGAAACTACGTGAAGGAGAATATCGCGAATCTCGTGGTAAAGGCGGCTAACGGAGCCGGAGGATACGGGATGTTGATCGGTCCTCGTTCCAGTAAAAAGGAACAGGATGAATTTTGCGATCTGATCGATAAAAACCCCCGGAATTATATCGCACAACCGGTTCTCAGTCTTTCCCGGGTTCCGACCTTGATCGAAGACAAATTGGAAGGAAGACACGTCGACCTAAGGCCGTTTATTCTCTACGGAGAAGATATCTATGTGATGCCGGGCGGTCTGACTCGTGTGGCTCTGAGAAAGGGATCGCTTGTGGTCAACTCCTCTCAAGGCGGCGGATCCAAAGATACCTGGGTGATGGGCTAA
- a CDS encoding alpha-E domain-containing protein: MLSRVAESVYWMNRYMERAENYSRFIDVNFQLSLDLNEDVNRQWMPLVFTTGDNELFQKKFSEASKENVIHFMTFESENPNSILNCLIRARENARTIRENISTPMWEVINEFHLNFKTKKHFSDTDLSSLSEFFKTIRNQCLLFYGCQEATISRDEVWYFAQLGRYLERAEKTARILDMKYFILLPSHDVGSNLDLLQWLSLLKSTSAHEMFNRMYQKITPTNIAEFLILDRQFPRAVRFSLKKIFDSLKTLSGTAEDQYSCEAEKRVGVLLSELSYTSVDEIFNSGMHEYLDRLQLQINGIHDRIDERYFRF; the protein is encoded by the coding sequence ATGCTGAGCAGAGTGGCTGAGTCCGTATATTGGATGAATCGATATATGGAAAGGGCGGAGAATTATTCCCGCTTTATTGACGTAAATTTTCAATTGTCCCTGGATTTAAACGAAGACGTAAACAGACAGTGGATGCCCTTGGTTTTTACCACGGGCGATAACGAACTCTTTCAGAAAAAGTTCTCGGAAGCTTCCAAAGAAAATGTGATTCACTTTATGACTTTCGAATCGGAGAATCCGAATTCTATTTTAAATTGTTTGATTCGAGCAAGAGAGAATGCAAGGACCATCCGTGAAAATATTTCCACTCCGATGTGGGAAGTGATCAACGAATTCCATCTGAACTTTAAGACAAAAAAACATTTTTCGGATACGGATCTTTCCTCGCTCAGCGAATTTTTTAAGACGATCCGAAATCAATGTCTTTTGTTTTACGGATGCCAGGAAGCGACGATTTCGAGGGACGAGGTTTGGTATTTCGCACAACTCGGAAGATATCTGGAAAGGGCGGAAAAAACCGCGCGCATCCTGGATATGAAATACTTTATTCTTCTTCCTTCGCACGACGTGGGTTCCAATTTGGATCTGCTTCAATGGCTTTCTCTTTTAAAATCCACGAGCGCTCATGAAATGTTCAACCGGATGTATCAAAAGATCACACCTACGAACATCGCCGAGTTTTTGATTTTGGACAGACAGTTTCCGAGAGCGGTCCGTTTTTCCCTAAAAAAAATCTTCGATAGTCTTAAGACATTAAGCGGAACGGCGGAGGATCAGTATTCCTGTGAAGCGGAGAAAAGAGTGGGAGTTTTATTGTCCGAACTCAGTTATACTTCGGTGGATGAAATTTTCAATTCCGGTATGCACGAATATCTGGATCGGCTTCAGCTTCAGATTAACGGAATTCACGATCGTATCGACGAACGTTATTTTCGATTTTAA